One segment of Synechocystis sp. PCC 7509 DNA contains the following:
- a CDS encoding GNAT family N-acetyltransferase, translating to MKMSKDELNFVFLADRQDAISTVAQWYYELWGKVPGNSVEQTIERIKGKLNCDKPPFHILAISKDRVLGVAQFKLREMSIYPEKEFWLGSLFVSPEFRGCGIGSALAEEIVVIAKKFGVKEIYLQTEALDGGLYKRLGWKTIETIENNSVLVAVMVRQLAM from the coding sequence ATGAAAATGTCAAAAGATGAACTGAATTTTGTGTTTCTGGCGGACAGACAAGATGCCATCTCCACGGTGGCGCAATGGTATTATGAGTTATGGGGTAAAGTTCCGGGCAATTCGGTTGAGCAAACGATTGAACGGATAAAAGGTAAACTCAACTGCGACAAACCTCCTTTTCACATTCTGGCAATTTCAAAAGATAGAGTCCTGGGTGTTGCTCAATTCAAGCTACGCGAGATGAGCATCTATCCAGAAAAAGAGTTTTGGCTAGGAAGCCTTTTTGTTTCTCCTGAGTTCAGGGGTTGCGGCATTGGTTCAGCTTTGGCAGAAGAAATCGTTGTCATTGCCAAAAAATTTGGGGTCAAAGAGATTTATCTGCAAACGGAAGCTTTGGATGGAGGTTTATACAAGCGTCTTGGCTGGAAGACCATCGAAACAATCGAAAATAACAGTGTGTTAGTGGCTGTCATGGTAAGGCAATTAGCCATGTGA
- a CDS encoding zinc-finger-containing protein, which yields MKPYWCPFCRSSVSLIDSAKIYGQSYGFIYLCDAYPNCDARVGCHPRSIKPLGTLADKQLRKWRSLAHRKFDPLWQLGVFSSRQTAYKWLSKAMKLPLDKTHVAMFDIRQCQRAISLVESFVNSRQHVRTKVTTRC from the coding sequence ATGAAACCCTACTGGTGTCCCTTCTGTCGCAGTAGTGTGTCGTTAATAGACAGCGCGAAAATTTACGGTCAAAGTTACGGGTTTATCTACCTATGTGATGCTTACCCCAATTGTGATGCGCGGGTGGGGTGTCACCCGCGCAGCATAAAGCCACTGGGGACTCTAGCCGACAAGCAGTTACGGAAATGGCGCAGTTTAGCTCATCGCAAGTTCGATCCCCTATGGCAATTAGGTGTTTTCTCTAGCCGTCAAACCGCATACAAATGGTTGTCGAAAGCTATGAAGCTGCCTTTGGATAAAACTCATGTAGCCATGTTCGACATCCGGCAGTGCCAAAGAGCGATCTCACTTGTTGAGAGTTTTGTTAACAGTCGGCAGCACGTCAGAACAAAAGTAACCACTCGTTGTTAA
- a CDS encoding TIGR04255 family protein — MKRTSPALRLENSPLVYVLAQVAISPILIMENYIPALQEKLRHKGYIKYKYAPTPEFNLSPQIHIASLDRWFFTDKNEQEAVIISPHFIVLETTNYDVFDVFVQSFKEILIIFQEVTDASLAERVGLRYVDVIRPKEGQTLSDYLKPSILGIPAEDFGATKSLYKFETTALTPAGGLVLRLFQSDNGSYLPPDISLESVKPTLQIDPGETVAVLDVDNFSLQQREFVTDDLIEYMRQLHDYTVRAFKAAVTSKALKFWGA, encoded by the coding sequence ATGAAGAGAACATCGCCTGCGCTTCGCTTAGAAAATTCACCTCTAGTCTATGTTCTTGCTCAGGTCGCAATTTCTCCTATTCTCATTATGGAAAACTACATCCCAGCGCTTCAGGAGAAATTACGACATAAAGGATACATAAAGTACAAATATGCTCCAACTCCAGAATTTAACCTTTCTCCGCAGATACATATAGCTTCTTTGGATAGGTGGTTTTTTACTGATAAAAATGAACAAGAAGCGGTAATAATTTCTCCACATTTTATTGTTCTCGAAACAACTAATTACGATGTATTCGATGTATTCGTGCAGTCCTTCAAAGAAATTCTCATAATTTTTCAAGAAGTCACGGACGCTAGTTTAGCTGAAAGAGTTGGACTAAGGTATGTGGATGTAATTAGACCCAAAGAAGGACAAACACTTAGCGATTATTTAAAACCTAGCATTCTTGGAATACCAGCAGAGGATTTTGGCGCTACCAAGTCACTATATAAGTTTGAAACAACTGCTTTAACACCAGCCGGAGGACTTGTTTTACGTCTTTTCCAGTCTGATAATGGTTCTTACCTACCACCTGACATTAGTCTAGAGAGTGTTAAACCGACACTCCAAATTGATCCAGGTGAAACTGTTGCAGTTCTTGACGTAGACAATTTTTCATTACAGCAACGTGAATTTGTCACTGATGATTTAATTGAATATATGCGGCAGCTTCATGATTACACAGTTAGAGCATTTAAAGCGGCGGTAACATCTAAAGCTCTTAAGTTTTGGGGAGCTTGA
- a CDS encoding class I SAM-dependent methyltransferase — MSYQVELDEYKQQVANLYSSRSANYDDGDWHPRIAHRLIQLAQISPGQQVLDIATGTGMVALEAAQIVQPGGQVIGVDISTGMLKQARRKVEILGLTNVEFQLADAEALNFPLNSFDYIFCSSALIWVSNLRDALRLWYRLLKPKGLLAFHAFADTAFVGGVVSQRVLEKYGITLLYSKPTGTVEKCYDLLQHAGFEAINIKSEQTGSYISLEKAKGMWLANGSSPVPGQYPNPLLKLTSEQLAQAKVEFNTQLEAIQTEQGIWNDITIFYAFGRKAV, encoded by the coding sequence GTGAGTTACCAAGTAGAACTGGATGAGTACAAGCAGCAGGTAGCTAACCTATATAGCAGTCGAAGCGCTAATTACGATGACGGAGACTGGCATCCTCGAATTGCTCACCGTCTCATTCAACTCGCACAGATTAGTCCTGGGCAGCAGGTATTAGATATTGCCACTGGAACAGGAATGGTTGCGCTCGAAGCGGCTCAAATTGTGCAGCCTGGTGGTCAAGTGATTGGGGTCGATATTTCAACCGGAATGCTCAAACAGGCTAGACGGAAAGTTGAAATATTAGGTTTGACTAATGTTGAGTTTCAACTTGCAGATGCCGAAGCATTGAATTTCCCATTAAACAGTTTTGATTACATTTTCTGTTCATCGGCGTTGATTTGGGTGTCTAATTTGCGGGATGCGTTGCGACTTTGGTATCGACTCCTTAAACCAAAGGGATTACTTGCCTTCCATGCCTTTGCAGACACCGCTTTCGTAGGAGGGGTAGTGTCGCAGAGGGTACTTGAAAAGTATGGCATTACCCTGTTGTATAGTAAGCCAACCGGGACAGTTGAGAAATGCTATGACCTGCTCCAGCACGCTGGTTTTGAAGCAATTAACATCAAATCAGAACAAACTGGTAGTTACATCAGTTTAGAGAAAGCAAAGGGGATGTGGTTAGCTAATGGCTCATCGCCAGTGCCTGGACAGTATCCGAATCCCTTGTTAAAACTTACGTCTGAACAATTGGCACAGGCTAAAGTTGAATTTAATACCCAATTGGAAGCAATACAAACTGAACAAGGTATTTGGAACGATATCACCATTTTTTATGCGTTTGGGCGTAAGGCGGTATAA
- a CDS encoding alpha-ketoglutarate-dependent dioxygenase AlkB: protein MPANNGFFLLKSRLSKVIQQEVLAAARSVVKQAPLFRPSMPTGQSFNYSMTNCGDLGWVADRSGYRYQQYHPETRKRFPPMPQVIRELAISLAKETGNDDFYPESCLINLYRKGEKLGLHQDNTEENKNAPIISISLGDSGIFILGGLMRTDETKQYIVQSGDIIVLGGESRNFFHAFKGTVPNTSNLLKDGGRLNLTIRQVN, encoded by the coding sequence ATGCCAGCGAACAACGGATTCTTTCTACTCAAATCAAGACTTAGTAAAGTTATACAACAAGAAGTTTTAGCAGCAGCTAGATCCGTTGTAAAACAAGCGCCATTGTTTCGACCAAGTATGCCAACTGGTCAATCTTTCAATTATTCAATGACCAACTGCGGCGATTTGGGATGGGTTGCGGATAGGAGTGGATACCGCTATCAGCAATATCATCCAGAGACTAGAAAGAGATTTCCGCCTATGCCCCAGGTAATTCGTGAATTAGCAATTAGTTTAGCTAAAGAAACAGGAAACGATGATTTTTATCCCGAATCCTGTCTAATCAATCTGTACCGAAAAGGCGAAAAACTAGGGTTGCATCAGGATAATACTGAGGAGAATAAGAATGCGCCAATAATTTCCATTAGCTTAGGGGATAGCGGAATTTTTATTTTAGGCGGACTTATGCGAACAGACGAAACTAAGCAGTATATTGTCCAAAGCGGAGACATAATCGTCCTGGGTGGTGAAAGTCGAAACTTTTTCCACGCTTTCAAGGGGACTGTCCCCAATACTAGCAATTTGCTAAAAGACGGCGGGAGATTAAACTTGACAATTAGACAAGTTAACTAA
- a CDS encoding Lar family restriction alleviation protein, whose translation MKRLPCPFCGSSEQEIYDLYYDGSHRLIYCKCGVQAGSAEDEQGAVALWNTRTTFEFQATPMEPLPCPFCGGQEKEDVITRKVFLGLVQVWRTRKPRGK comes from the coding sequence ATGAAAAGATTACCCTGTCCGTTTTGTGGCAGTTCAGAACAAGAAATTTATGATCTGTATTACGACGGTTCGCACCGTTTGATCTACTGCAAATGCGGCGTACAAGCAGGATCAGCAGAGGATGAGCAAGGAGCGGTCGCATTGTGGAACACCCGAACAACTTTTGAATTCCAAGCAACACCGATGGAACCATTACCTTGTCCGTTCTGCGGGGGACAGGAGAAAGAAGACGTGATAACAAGGAAAGTATTTTTGGGTTTGGTGCAAGTGTGGCGCACAAGGAAGCCACGCGGCAAATAA
- a CDS encoding DUF6908 domain-containing protein encodes MHQQLVTAFANGFTNGDNFASITSARKLAQSVLNQKIEPGTPIAKIVDESVEQGLILAARQLVQQSNNPIATWEQCLDLYDRQPALNTRTSTSILQQAYSTPVPIAFLAGKLAQIDRGTTVYEPTAGNGALLLLADPQKAIVNELNRDRAAALRAQGFTVTQKDASSFVPTTEAVDRIITNPPFGSVKDTQGQTRIFQRGRLTTSQLDHAIALSALDLMKADGKAVLILGGKMGNESSRTERYNTQLTRGFYRWLYKDAGYKVTDHFSLEGSLYRKQGTTFPVDVIVIEGRGETELKLPGVQPPRIYESYEDLKEVLVYASRQSIQPQKNNEIALQGVYAGSSVDTEGIEPGGGFTPFTVDDGGTSRTIEPDREQRGISLADDAASRVANRGSNQGLADKLRTGGGTASRMVGSARDQPVPTDVLRRSQPPRDSLSNGFLPGDELSGVTGRSIGGATVSSDSSPGLRDRTELSREYESNGLVDVDERRGKPTLFSGLSNMAEMIQESEINNSAVLELIENQVAYKPRSKGFSLSTLAPASSLKGLDNVFNKIQATTGLTIDEYVCDRLNEPSIEELFNHYAAEQIDSLALSIYNHEFENKATLIGHDTGIGKTRIICGLARYAQQRGMIPTIVTADSVLYGDILDRDAVDTGNNFNPLITNNEFKLTLRSNDGRQIGEIKTPKNQFERLRKYTQSGNIGQHDCVFTTYGQLTGPASVDRRELLEMLAPRTFLILDESHKAGGAAGNTQPDRKKSQTPSCTEFFQSLVKETKGFVASSATAIKDPIVAARLFYEATDLKLAATDRDRFADHLKAGGVPLQQQVFAMWAESGGCIRCEKSYEGVEFGVAKYPVDLQTAETNSKLLNLIWRFDYIKEKVVTEISGDYADAGEAARKNNPALGNTGATSTIFTSVLHNLTAVTALGLKAEETANAAIADIEQGRKPILMLFNTMESTVEDFVDSHNQLAALHNAEFPDSPMQPIRVGDDITINAGQLFTRYLEKARSIKITEPYLDELTGKQVTRTHRLTDTELGLEGVAAFNRAEVAIASADWSKLPISPIDYIKQKIEDAGHSIGEITGRTHILKYGSAEDLASGVVTYQTRERGTAQKKKVMDDFQNGRVDAVITNSTTGYSLHASRTVADQRQRVMYIVQPHLDVNQVEQSIGRSHRSGQVNPAIHPPDKLDEQGQPMWGKYPGTFGLPAFKLVVGQDLPTEERAVAILMKKMSHLKANTTGNSSSSFGLADMPDFINDYGNEVAQNLMEQNPDLHEALDFPLNGVDGFKDPKAIQKVTGRAVMLTSDAPPTEEQPYPSLARQTWLYETLTSDYKELLTQKIALGENELEAQKLDLQAEPVSRLVLSPGKPEVDSPFTKPAYLVEVKAKTGAKPNTTEQVINAVRQGLGFEPIADKSDGALFDVREKGEEVATQLVEQLSSNATEYLARQEALSEAGIVLASERVEKFQQRLSAGLEEQSNLQQSLDTAVSSKDVELSALLNTQLEQLSPKIDKLQTQLSKAKLDVNAKSFQQEKEQRSIKESLAETSALLQQFPVGQPVRLMDNKTKNYLYGVVSAVEQKSKANNPAAPINWKVKLLVVDGVRSLSIGLKNLSKGGSQTLEPVESAASFVNLKQEVSIYDLFDQRQSESKEKRYLVTGQVLATELTGKFAQVSDHQGQIHPVYLLRRGFDPAIDMNIKPVMLKGAEQIEQFFDKTQKVGIVKTEDENLTVIADIKPSNIGGIIIKTAKATAEGGIYFKNEGLLQLTGDFTSKTESVREGNKTKSKGVMTVTVSADKTDEVLAYLGAKWGLGAASHKDVARELSGQKLPSWEPCNEINPDVERTPVTRTPQSVRSEAAKPGLKEPETASDLNAANVTTTTPSETKITASKVTTPVVEGSFALDSLSVIAPSAPTLPAPDALASTPEVTNSVSPDKQILEPKIQRGGAETNIAKLLHQAGLAVEILKGDDFHLKVNNQPFTPLTIERHGKELYLTHYLTDNYGDLFMDAEMVFNVSAQGQLTLTQTASQNPLTGGEYRTNGDRSFGQIFSRNLIEQGFGKAALSALQTKQQSALVQEQASVEVENPEPLAPKLEQTPKGIESLQQIEADQQSEQVAAVVTSSKEQPLEEASVVTTSASNLSAQKAVEPSLPPEQAVATEPAKPKSSLGKSSVSTQETQAEPQGVQLSLFDIGLSPIPAAEVKSVPQSTAKVEKEPTLTVSQVSESVQGVEETVVTPHVETPLINKEPSSERVTSSVPSVEPAKSATETVDPMQLFQQVVERVDKRTNEMLTTLQSTSPSLNTLRDWYRAARELNKSEKHLNRISEIGSEFKQGTPLTDKAVTVMQTDFQAYYKQLMIVEQLSNLSDGALTNLNQNITNYLNAPPPSPPPLADRQKVESEVKQITDYINTLGSQQSEQLATVEAMQKSPFRSWNGKYDLAVAQVEQTANKLDNAIAHLQQRQNQVGQWNKLERAYSLWDKSPQTVEMRNLAKGLQSPQLQERLTSITETERQDFSRNQAASARQAGLSL; translated from the coding sequence TTGCACCAGCAATTAGTAACAGCTTTCGCTAACGGATTTACCAATGGCGATAATTTTGCCTCAATTACTTCAGCGAGGAAGCTGGCTCAATCGGTTCTGAACCAGAAAATTGAGCCAGGGACACCGATAGCAAAAATCGTAGATGAATCTGTAGAGCAGGGCTTAATCCTAGCGGCGCGGCAATTAGTCCAGCAATCTAACAATCCCATCGCAACTTGGGAGCAATGCCTAGACTTATACGATCGCCAACCAGCACTGAACACTCGTACCAGTACAAGCATTCTCCAGCAAGCCTACAGTACCCCCGTTCCTATTGCTTTCCTCGCAGGGAAGTTAGCACAAATTGATAGAGGAACAACAGTTTACGAACCGACCGCAGGCAATGGGGCGCTGCTGTTGCTTGCTGATCCTCAAAAAGCAATTGTCAACGAATTAAACCGCGATCGCGCGGCGGCATTGAGGGCGCAAGGATTTACAGTAACCCAAAAAGATGCCAGTAGTTTTGTCCCCACTACTGAGGCTGTAGACAGGATTATCACTAACCCACCTTTTGGCTCAGTAAAGGATACCCAAGGACAAACTCGGATATTTCAGCGCGGACGGCTAACAACCAGCCAGTTAGATCATGCGATCGCACTTTCGGCATTGGACTTGATGAAAGCCGATGGCAAAGCCGTTCTCATCTTGGGTGGGAAGATGGGTAACGAGAGTTCGCGCACCGAGCGATACAATACGCAGTTAACCAGAGGATTTTATCGCTGGTTATACAAAGATGCTGGTTATAAAGTTACAGATCACTTTTCTCTAGAGGGGAGTTTGTATCGCAAGCAGGGTACAACTTTTCCGGTGGATGTGATTGTAATTGAGGGTAGAGGTGAAACTGAGCTTAAGTTACCTGGCGTACAACCACCGCGTATTTACGAGAGTTATGAAGACCTAAAGGAGGTTTTAGTTTATGCAAGCAGGCAAAGTATACAACCGCAGAAAAATAATGAAATTGCCTTACAAGGAGTTTATGCCGGGTCGTCGGTGGACACCGAGGGAATCGAACCTGGCGGGGGATTCACCCCCTTTACTGTGGACGACGGTGGTACTTCCAGAACCATTGAGCCAGATAGAGAGCAAAGAGGAATATCTCTTGCTGATGACGCGGCGAGTCGAGTGGCTAATCGAGGGAGCAATCAGGGATTGGCTGATAAGCTACGAACCGGAGGAGGAACTGCAAGCCGAATGGTGGGCAGCGCAAGAGATCAACCAGTACCTACCGATGTACTTAGAAGATCGCAGCCGCCGAGAGACTCCTTATCAAATGGCTTCTTACCTGGTGATGAATTATCGGGAGTTACAGGACGCAGCATTGGAGGAGCAACAGTTTCCAGTGACTCCTCACCCGGACTTAGAGACAGGACTGAGTTATCTAGAGAATATGAATCTAATGGACTGGTTGATGTGGATGAACGTAGAGGCAAACCCACACTATTTTCAGGATTAAGTAATATGGCGGAGATGATACAAGAGTCTGAAATTAATAACAGCGCAGTTCTTGAACTGATCGAAAATCAAGTTGCCTATAAACCAAGAAGCAAAGGATTTTCTTTATCAACCTTAGCTCCTGCTTCCTCTCTCAAAGGGCTGGATAATGTTTTCAACAAAATCCAAGCAACAACAGGATTAACCATTGATGAATATGTCTGCGATAGATTAAACGAACCGTCCATTGAAGAATTATTCAACCATTATGCCGCCGAACAGATTGATTCCTTAGCCTTATCAATCTACAATCATGAGTTTGAGAACAAAGCCACCCTAATAGGTCATGATACAGGGATTGGCAAAACTAGGATTATCTGCGGTTTGGCAAGATACGCCCAGCAGAGAGGAATGATCCCTACTATTGTGACAGCAGACTCAGTGTTGTATGGTGACATTCTGGATAGAGACGCGGTAGATACAGGGAATAATTTTAACCCACTAATTACCAACAACGAGTTCAAACTAACACTGCGCTCGAACGATGGCAGGCAAATAGGAGAGATTAAGACTCCTAAAAATCAATTTGAGAGGCTTAGAAAATATACCCAATCTGGCAATATTGGACAACACGATTGCGTTTTCACTACCTATGGTCAGCTAACGGGTCCCGCTAGTGTTGACCGACGGGAATTATTAGAGATGCTTGCACCAAGAACTTTTCTCATTCTTGATGAAAGCCATAAAGCTGGAGGAGCGGCCGGAAATACGCAACCAGATAGAAAAAAGTCTCAGACACCCTCCTGCACGGAATTTTTCCAATCGCTAGTCAAGGAAACTAAAGGATTTGTAGCATCCAGCGCAACAGCCATCAAAGACCCCATCGTTGCCGCCCGACTATTTTATGAAGCTACCGATTTAAAACTAGCCGCCACTGACCGAGATAGGTTTGCTGACCACCTCAAGGCAGGCGGTGTACCATTGCAGCAACAGGTATTCGCAATGTGGGCGGAATCTGGCGGCTGCATCCGTTGTGAAAAGTCTTACGAAGGTGTGGAGTTCGGAGTTGCCAAATACCCTGTTGACCTACAAACAGCAGAAACTAACTCAAAGCTTCTTAACCTAATTTGGCGCTTTGACTATATTAAGGAAAAAGTAGTAACTGAAATTAGTGGCGATTATGCTGACGCGGGGGAAGCAGCACGTAAAAATAACCCAGCCTTGGGAAACACAGGAGCGACCAGCACAATTTTTACGAGCGTATTGCATAATCTAACTGCGGTAACAGCCTTGGGATTGAAAGCCGAGGAAACAGCAAACGCGGCAATTGCTGACATCGAGCAGGGACGCAAGCCGATTTTAATGCTGTTTAATACAATGGAGTCAACCGTTGAAGATTTTGTAGATAGCCACAACCAATTAGCCGCCCTCCACAATGCAGAATTTCCCGATAGTCCGATGCAGCCAATTAGAGTTGGCGATGACATTACGATTAATGCTGGGCAATTATTTACTCGCTACTTGGAAAAAGCAAGGTCGATTAAAATTACCGAGCCGTATTTGGATGAGCTAACGGGAAAGCAAGTAACTCGCACTCATCGCTTGACCGATACAGAACTGGGACTAGAGGGGGTAGCAGCTTTTAATCGCGCTGAAGTTGCGATCGCTTCCGCCGACTGGAGCAAGCTGCCTATTTCCCCCATTGACTACATTAAGCAGAAAATTGAAGACGCGGGGCATTCTATTGGCGAAATAACTGGACGCACTCACATTCTCAAGTACGGCTCGGCGGAAGACCTGGCATCGGGGGTTGTCACTTACCAAACCAGAGAACGGGGAACGGCGCAGAAAAAGAAGGTAATGGACGACTTTCAAAACGGTAGGGTAGACGCGGTGATTACCAACTCTACGACAGGCTACTCCCTCCACGCCTCTCGGACAGTAGCCGACCAGAGACAGCGAGTAATGTATATCGTTCAACCGCATCTAGACGTTAACCAAGTAGAGCAAAGTATTGGGCGATCGCATCGTAGCGGACAAGTCAACCCGGCAATTCATCCTCCTGACAAGCTAGACGAGCAAGGACAACCAATGTGGGGGAAGTATCCCGGTACGTTTGGATTGCCAGCATTTAAGTTGGTAGTTGGTCAGGATTTGCCTACGGAAGAAAGAGCAGTGGCAATCTTAATGAAGAAGATGAGCCACCTGAAAGCTAACACTACGGGTAATAGCTCCTCCAGCTTCGGTTTAGCAGATATGCCTGACTTCATTAATGATTATGGCAATGAAGTGGCGCAAAACTTAATGGAGCAAAACCCAGACCTCCATGAAGCTTTAGATTTTCCGCTCAATGGAGTTGATGGATTTAAAGATCCTAAAGCAATCCAAAAAGTTACGGGTCGAGCAGTGATGCTCACCAGTGACGCTCCTCCAACAGAGGAGCAGCCCTATCCTTCGTTGGCTCGGCAGACGTGGCTCTATGAAACTTTGACTTCTGACTACAAGGAGTTACTAACCCAAAAAATTGCCTTGGGTGAGAACGAATTAGAAGCACAAAAACTAGATTTGCAAGCCGAACCAGTATCGCGTTTAGTCCTCAGCCCTGGAAAACCGGAGGTTGATAGTCCCTTCACTAAACCCGCTTATTTAGTTGAAGTAAAGGCAAAGACCGGGGCTAAACCCAATACCACTGAGCAAGTTATTAATGCAGTGCGGCAGGGGTTGGGCTTTGAACCTATTGCTGATAAGAGCGATGGCGCATTATTCGACGTGCGGGAAAAAGGTGAGGAAGTAGCCACCCAACTGGTAGAGCAGTTAAGTAGCAACGCGACTGAATATTTAGCTCGGCAAGAAGCTTTGAGCGAGGCGGGAATAGTTCTAGCAAGTGAGAGAGTAGAGAAATTTCAACAGAGGCTTAGTGCAGGATTAGAGGAACAAAGTAATCTACAGCAAAGCCTTGATACTGCGGTGTCTTCAAAAGACGTGGAATTGTCTGCTCTCCTCAACACCCAGTTAGAACAGCTTTCACCAAAGATTGACAAGCTACAGACTCAACTTAGTAAAGCAAAACTTGACGTAAATGCTAAAAGTTTTCAGCAGGAGAAAGAGCAGCGAAGTATCAAAGAATCGTTAGCTGAGACTAGCGCTTTGCTGCAACAGTTTCCAGTGGGTCAACCTGTCCGCTTGATGGACAATAAAACCAAAAACTACCTGTATGGCGTAGTGTCGGCGGTAGAACAAAAAAGTAAGGCAAATAACCCTGCTGCGCCGATTAACTGGAAGGTCAAGCTATTAGTTGTTGATGGAGTGCGATCGCTTTCCATCGGATTAAAGAATTTATCAAAGGGCGGCAGTCAAACTTTAGAGCCAGTTGAATCAGCAGCTAGTTTTGTCAACCTCAAGCAAGAAGTTTCTATTTATGACCTGTTTGACCAAAGACAGAGCGAGTCGAAGGAGAAGCGTTATTTGGTAACGGGACAGGTCTTAGCTACCGAGCTAACAGGTAAGTTTGCCCAGGTGAGCGACCACCAGGGGCAAATTCATCCAGTCTATTTGTTGCGGCGCGGCTTTGACCCAGCAATAGATATGAATATTAAGCCCGTCATGCTCAAGGGGGCAGAGCAAATAGAGCAGTTTTTTGATAAAACTCAAAAAGTCGGAATTGTAAAAACTGAAGACGAGAATCTAACAGTTATCGCTGATATCAAACCAAGTAATATTGGCGGCATAATCATCAAAACTGCCAAAGCCACTGCTGAGGGCGGGATATATTTCAAGAATGAAGGATTATTGCAACTGACGGGGGACTTTACTAGCAAAACTGAGTCAGTTAGGGAAGGCAATAAGACCAAATCAAAGGGAGTTATGACTGTCACCGTTAGCGCAGATAAAACGGATGAGGTTTTAGCTTACCTTGGCGCTAAGTGGGGTTTGGGGGCTGCGAGTCATAAGGATGTGGCACGAGAACTTTCAGGGCAGAAATTGCCATCTTGGGAGCCGTGCAATGAAATTAATCCCGATGTTGAACGGACACCTGTTACCCGCACTCCTCAAAGCGTGAGAAGCGAAGCTGCAAAGCCAGGTTTAAAAGAACCGGAGACAGCAAGCGATCTCAATGCCGCTAATGTAACTACTACAACCCCTTCTGAGACTAAGATTACAGCCTCAAAAGTGACAACTCCTGTAGTTGAAGGCAGTTTTGCTTTAGACAGTTTAAGTGTGATAGCTCCCTCCGCACCTACGCTGCCAGCGCCAGACGCACTAGCTTCGACACCGGAAGTTACAAACAGTGTTTCGCCAGATAAACAAATCCTTGAGCCGAAGATTCAGCGTGGAGGAGCAGAGACAAATATTGCTAAACTACTGCACCAGGCAGGATTAGCTGTAGAAATCCTTAAGGGCGATGATTTTCATCTTAAAGTTAATAACCAGCCCTTTACTCCTTTGACTATTGAGCGGCATGGAAAAGAATTGTACTTAACCCATTACCTTACTGATAACTATGGGGATTTGTTTATGGATGCGGAGATGGTTTTTAACGTCTCTGCCCAAGGACAATTAACTCTAACCCAAACAGCTAGTCAAAATCCACTAACAGGCGGGGAGTATCGCACTAATGGAGATCGCTCTTTTGGTCAAATATTCTCTCGCAACCTGATAGAGCAGGGTTTTGGCAAAGCTGCGCTATCAGCCCTTCAAACCAAACAGCAGTCAGCACTGGTACAAGAGCAAGCTTCAGTAGAGGTAGAAAATCCAGAGCCTCTAGCACCAAAACTTGAACAAACCCCAAAAGGGATAGAGAGTCTACAGCAAATAGAAGCTGACCAACAGTCAGAGCAAGTAGCCGCCGTTGTTACTTCTTCTAAGGAGCAGCCCCTAGAAGAAGCATCCGTCGTTACTACCTCAGCTAGTAATCTTTCAGCACAAAAAGCTGTAGAGCCATCTTTGCCACCAGAGCAGGCAGTAGCAACTGAACCCGCCAAACCTAAATCATCTTTGGGTAAGTCCTCTGTTAGCACTCAAGAAACGCAAGCCGAACCTCAAGGAGTTCAATTAAGCCTGTTTGATATTGGGTTAAGCCCAATTCCTGCTGCTGAAGTTAAGAGCGTACCTCAAAGTACAGCCAAAGTAGAAAAAGAGCCAACTCTGACTGTAAGTCAAGTTAGTGAATCTGTACAAGGGGTTGAAGAAACTGTTGTAACTCCACACGTAGAAACACCACTAATAAACAAAGAACCTTCCAGCGAAAGGGTTACTTCTTCTGTGCCTTCTGTAGAGCCTGCTAAAAGTGCGACAGAGACAGTAGACCCCATGCAGCTTTTCCAGCAAGTAGTAGAGCGCGTTGATAAGCGGACTAACGAAATGCTTACTACGCTTCAATCAACTAGCCCATCGCTCAACACGCTGCGGGATTGGTACAGAGCCGCCAGAGAGTTAAACAAGTCTGAAAAACATCTCAACCGCATTTCTGAAATTGGTAGCGAGTTCAAACAAGGGACACCTTTGACGGATAAAGCCGTAACAGTTATGCAGACAGATTTTCAGGCGTACTATAAGCAACTGATGATAGTTGAGCAGTTGAGCAATCTGAGCGATGGGGCTTTGACTAACCTCAACCAAAATATTACCAATTACTTGAACGCTCCTCCACCAAGTCCTCCACCTCTAGCTGACCGACAAAAAGTTGAGTCTGAAGTTAAACAGATTACGGACTATATCAATACTTTGGGAAGCCAACAATCTGAGCAGTTAGCGACCGTTGAAGCTATGCAAAAAAGTCCTTTTCGTAGTTGGAATGGAAAGTACGATTTAGCCGTCGCCCAGGTGGAACAGACAGCGAACAAGCTAGATAATGCGATCGCACATTTGCAACAAAGACAAAACCAAGTAGGGCAATGGAATAAGCTGGAAAGGGCTTACTCTTTGTGGGATAAATCACCTCAAACAGTTGAGATGCGGAATCTTGCCAAGGGCTTACAGTCCCCTCAGTTGCAAGAGCGGCTGACTAGCATTACCGAGACAGAACGACAAGACTTCTCGCGTAACCAAGCTGCCAGCGCTCGACAGGCGGGGCTATCACTTTGA